GCCAAGTGGAGCGACCTGATCGACTCCCAGCGCGCCGAGGGCCTGCGCGACCCGATCATCGTCTACGAGTACCTGCAGCGCTTCTACGTGCAGGAGGGCAACAAGCGCGTCTCGGTCTCGCGCTTCCTGGGCATGCCAACGATCCTGGCGTCCATCACGCGCGTGACGCCCATGCCCTCTGACGAGAAGGCCCTGCGCCTCTACCACGAGTTCACGCGCTTCTACCGCGTGTGCCCCATCTACGGCATCATCTCCGACGAGGAGGGCTTCTACACGCGCCTGGCCGCGCTGCTGGGCCAGGGGCTGGACGAGCCCTGGCCCGAGGACGTGGTCCGCGACCTGCGCTCGCTCTTCGACAGCTTCTCGCTCTCGTGGCGCGCCCGCGGCGGTGACGCGCTCGACCTGCAGATCGGCAACGCGCTGGCGACCTACGTCACGATCTACGGCTTCGAGCACGCGCGCGGGCTCACCCCCTCGCAGGTCGACGCCGAGGTCGGCAAGATCTGGGGCGAGTTCGTGGTCACGCAGGGCGAGGGCGCGCGCGCCTACCTCGAGGACCCCAACACCGAGCGCACCGCGCCGCTGCCCAAGCTCAAGAACCTCGCCAAGAAGGCCGTGCTCGCCAAGCCCTTCCGCGTGGCCTTCGTCTACGACCGCAACCCGCTCTCGTCGGGCTGGATCATGCTCCACGAGCGCGGCAGGAAGAAGCTCGAGGAGGCGCTCGGCAGCAGCGTGGAGACCCGCGCCTTCACGGACCGCAGCTCAGACGCGGCCTTCGACCAGGCAGTCGAGGAGGTCGTGGAGCACAGGGCGGACCTCGTGATCACCTGCTCGCCCTCGCAGATGCGTCAGGTCACGCGGGCGGCGGCGGAGCATCCGGGTCCGGCCTACCTCAACTGCTCGGTGAGCCTCTCGCACAGCGCCGTGCGCGGCTTCTACGGTCGCATGTACGAGGCAAAGTTCCTGCTCGGCGCGCTGGCGGCGAGCCTGGCGGGCCACCACAAGGTGGGCTACGTCGCCGAGTCCCCGGTCTTCTCCACCGTGGCCGAGATCAACGCCTTCGCCATCGGGGCCCAGATGGTGGACCCCTACGCCACGGTCTACCTCAAGTGGTTCTCCGCCAAGGACTTCGACTGGCGGCGCGAGCTGCGCGAGGAGGGCGTCCACATCATCTCCGGGCGCGACTACCCCAACCCGCTCGCGCCCAAGGAGTCCTGGGGGCTCTACCGCGTGGACGACGACGGCACCGAGACGCATCTCGCCGAGCCAATCTGGAAGTGGGGCCGCTACTACGAGATGCTGGTTCGCTCCATCCGCAACGACACCTGGAGGCGGGAGGGCGAGAAGATCCAGGGGCAGTCGCTCAACTACTGGTGGGGCATGTCGGCGGGCGTGCTGGACGTGCGGCTCAGGGACGACCTCCCGCGCGGCCAGCGCATGCTCGTGGACGTGCTGCGCCAGTCCGTGCTCTCCGGGCGCGTGCACCCGTTCGTCGGCGAGCTGCGCGCGCAGGGCGGCGACGTGGTCCAGGGCCCGGGGGCGGACCGCCTCACGAGCGAGCAGATCGTCCGCATGCGCTGGCTCAACGAGAACGTGGTGGGACGCC
Above is a genomic segment from Olsenella timonensis containing:
- a CDS encoding BMP family ABC transporter substrate-binding protein yields the protein MLEDYAKARKLGLKQVERDVAAGRYPYPPALDDILKNQGYQGEVPVGLAEVDLSLIAGTKTRGRQNMFSSGFLPIAEPTSEFAAKWSDLIDSQRAEGLRDPIIVYEYLQRFYVQEGNKRVSVSRFLGMPTILASITRVTPMPSDEKALRLYHEFTRFYRVCPIYGIISDEEGFYTRLAALLGQGLDEPWPEDVVRDLRSLFDSFSLSWRARGGDALDLQIGNALATYVTIYGFEHARGLTPSQVDAEVGKIWGEFVVTQGEGARAYLEDPNTERTAPLPKLKNLAKKAVLAKPFRVAFVYDRNPLSSGWIMLHERGRKKLEEALGSSVETRAFTDRSSDAAFDQAVEEVVEHRADLVITCSPSQMRQVTRAAAEHPGPAYLNCSVSLSHSAVRGFYGRMYEAKFLLGALAASLAGHHKVGYVAESPVFSTVAEINAFAIGAQMVDPYATVYLKWFSAKDFDWRRELREEGVHIISGRDYPNPLAPKESWGLYRVDDDGTETHLAEPIWKWGRYYEMLVRSIRNDTWRREGEKIQGQSLNYWWGMSAGVLDVRLRDDLPRGQRMLVDVLRQSVLSGRVHPFVGELRAQGGDVVQGPGADRLTSEQIVRMRWLNENVVGRLPEQRELDRDGLVEVEVAGVIPVDPATVLLKDTSR